The Procambarus clarkii isolate CNS0578487 chromosome 91, FALCON_Pclarkii_2.0, whole genome shotgun sequence region AATGAATTTATACTTACCCAAGGTCTTGAACATTAGAGAGAGGAAAAGACAAAGAATTATCGGTGCAATGTACTGTAGTGTTACGACACACAGGTAATAGAACACCCGAGCAATCTGAAAGAAAATTTTACTAATTAACATActacaaatatttttttctttttttcacaACTAAATTTTTTTTTGGCATGGTGGTGTGAGTGGAAATAGGTGAAGCTTATAATCATGGAAATAATGTACAGTATTATGAAATCTTTCAAACAATCAACAATTTCCTGCCAATCCCATCATTATAGGAATGTGACAGTAGCAACACACCTTCTTCTGAAGATCCTTATTTGTGATGcggccagattccttcttttgaGCCTCGATCTTCTCATATGCGAGATTTAAATAAGATTGAAGGTAATAGGGCATCATACCCAACcgtaccacacccacaaccagaaTTAACACGATGCGAAGAATGTCGAACGTGTCAGAGCTCAtactgaagaaaaacaaataataataataattagtattaAGCTGTGGAAAGAGTCAATGATATTACAAGTGCATGAACCCCTCTGCAGTGTAATTAAAAATTTTGAGAGGTGCAATACTTTTAATGCTGCTCCTGATGAAAGTTCATTAAAAAACTTTAAATGTAATCAGTTAAGCATAGTTCATTCATAAAGTGAAAGAATGACTGCTGCATGGAATTTATTTAAACTACTGTATTTGTTTTAGAGGAAGGATGCAAAATACTTCCACTCTTAACCATGGCTTGCCAGCAACTAAATTACAGAATAAGGAAACATATTATTTAACCTGCTATAAAATGCACCCAGTCAGTAGGCAGCCATTCCTGCCCTGAACTGACTCTTGGCTCAAAATGTTTGGAACAGATTACTAGGTAACATAACAGATGTGGGGCTTATTTGATTGTTCCATGTCTAGGTTAGATATACTTATATGAAAAAGTttgggctttctgcagttacctttactaTTCTCTGAGACATAATTCAATGCATTTAAACAGTAAACCAACTGTAAAGAACTATAAAGAATCTGTTAAATATAGTCAAACTTTGCAGAAAAAATACTGAGAGATCAAGTCTTCCATTATACTTGTAGAGTTATCAAATAAGCATGAATACTGTAACcatgcgattatccgggattcgaacatccggaaatgcccttatacggccaaaattgtgatcggataaagttatcacaatatccagccaaaatggccacaggaaccggataaaagatggtttggccggatgaaaatttggccataccgtattaatcccgtctgtggctctagatgcatggtggaggagggggtggggttggtgggtggtgttgggagggtgggaccacctgggtacaggaattaccattaattttagaacaattaatcatagccaaaaacaaatgtaataagtactagtaattatgtaataccaaataaataagtttcctaaaagcaatgtgcacaggctgaagtttccttaaaaaatattgtgagttttttcctcctggcggcctacgtaacgtgctatagctgccccaagtggacccgtccaacactggtcaacccatgtgcgtccgtccctcgtattatacacagtgctgcgccattagtgaaatatttttttaaataacttttttattttcatagtaactttgaacatttttggccaagactatgtctggtagcagcatcaatcgttctggaggtgttaggaggaagaaagttgtcctaacaattaaagacaagttactgttatacacctcaaccagtgcggcatCACAGTgctgtgccatcagtgaaatatttttttaaataacttttttattttcatagtaactttgaacatttttggccaagactatgcctggtaacagcatcaatcgttctggaggtgttaagaggaagaagattgtcctagcaattaaagacaagttacgtgttgttcaaccagtgaggcgtcacaggcagccaaatgccatcaacaagtgaggcgccacaggcaagccaagcgctttcaacaagtgtggcgcaagcaagcgccttcaacaagcgagatgtcacaggcaagccaaatgccttcaacaagtgaggcgtcacaggcaagccaagcgccttcaacaagtgagggcatgcaagcgcttcaacaagtgagggcatgcaagcgcttcaacaagcgaggcgcaagcaagcgccttcaacaagtgaggcctcacaggcaaccaaaATGCCTTCAactagtgaggcttcagcagctggctgtcaaaactaactttgcttaatgaactatacagtaattttaagtattaattttagtgttgtgttagtataggttacataaattgttaagaattcttaatttcaagatgtgtggcatcaatgaagaagacgaacaccaacaaggtaagttgaggtttctagttgaatatttaataattatatgtagcaaggcaattcaaattatgttgtttgtagtataaaaatagttggaaatggtcacttttgaactcgtaggtgaaaaagtaccattatccgaaaaatgtgataatccggctgggggtccttcccatatagtccggatgatcgagtggagacagtagttGCAAGGTACctatcaaaataaaaataaaaagaaatagcCAGCACTGTAAGGCCACTCACAGGGGATGAGCTCGGCCTGGCAAAGTGTACTCAGTGAAGTACCGCCGGGAAATGGGCTTGATCCACATTGTTACCAAGAAGAGAGGGGCGACAAAACTGATGTGGAAGAGCAGCTTCAGCACCTTACTCTCCGTGCAGTACCTGTAATGTTGGAGAACATGTGAAAGAATATGATATGAAAattgctggacaatacctgttgaaAATTTCACTTTTATTCACAGAGGAAACAGAACTCCAGGTCTACATTTTTTTATCTTACAAAAATCACGAGAAATTTTATACATGTGAAATGCCTACCTCAGAGAATCCCAGTGCATCTTGCCTAGTCGAAGTCCTGGAAATGTGTAGAAGGCACCAATTAATGCACAGAGCATCGCAATAATTATCTTGAATGTCACTTTAGATGCTGGGCCACTGAAAAGAAAATGTATGAAATTAATACATTTTTAATATAAAGAttacaaattataaaatatatatatcaaaatagaAGTCAAGACATGCAAACATGTCTACAAGAAAAATAACATCCCCACCCTGCACCTACACATTTATCTAAAGGCCACCACTATCTCCTTACTGGCCTTGGCAGGGACAGGAATTTAACTTCCTGAAGACACAATTGGATAAGAATAGACAAACATtactgtacaaatccacaagggccatgacgaggattcgaacctacgtccgagatcatcccagacgctgccttaatcgactgaactatttgagcttgtggatttgttcatttgatgcatcacgctattgtgatttctgtgtgtagtgtagtgacattaCTGTAACTCCTATCTCTCACCTGGGCATAAAATTACTAAAAATAAGCTGTCACTTTAATTACTGAATTATATATTTGTAATTCCATGATTTATTACAGCAATTATAAGATAGTGTTATCAGGGAAATAAATCTATCAAGACCCTGATTCAATTCATGACTTGATAAAATATTCTGAATTTAGCAAATGTTTTCAGTGGATACACTCACATAATAAGTGCTTCACAATTCATTGATAGATAAAAATAGGGAAAAATTCCCGAGAGCTGGTACTTAAGAacaaagaggtcatagatttaaattagCTAAACAAAGCTGCAGAAGAAATACAggaataagaaaattcactttcactaagagtggtagacggttggaacaagttaagtgagaaggtggtggaggccaaagccatcagtagtttcaaagtgttatatggcaGAGAGCTGgaaagacaggacaccacaagtgtaactaccatcctgtaactacacttaggtaataacaaATATCACACGTCTTTGGACCCCAATGTACTGCAGTACACCATGGTAAGTACAAGACCTACCACAATGTACCATCCTGCAATTCTGTCATGGAAGCTCATGTTACTTCTgtctgcaaattaaaattaaacaaATACTTACTCAGATGGTAGGCCTTGTGCTTTGAGGAAAGCTGCAGCACTCGAATTAAACGATGAGTACGCCAAGTCTAAGCCCAATTCCAGCTTGCTCTCATCAAGAATCAGCATGCCCAGAGCTATGAGGAGATAGGTAAAGAACGAAAGGACAACCATAGCCTTTTCTCCACCAGAGTCTTCGCCACAAAAATATAGCATGGACAATGAGAACATTACTTTACTGAGGCATATATTAAGGAAaataaagaataaggtgattaatTAAAGGCACTATATTACTCTTCAGAATAAATATTTTAATCACACATCATATAAGAACCAAAATATTTTAGGACACCATACCTAATTTTTATATCAGAATAAACTAAATTTTTGTTTAGGTTATTTACTACAACAAATGAAATTAAAACTTTAAAGTTTAGAGGATGATCACAAATTCAATTTAAAGAATGAATTAAGCTCTAAATAATGATTATTTCTTCTATACAGTAAAGATACAAATACAGTACACTAAATACAAAGACAAAACCTCAGTCCAACCACCTCATCCCTAACTGACTCGCACAGTAGGGTCAGATGCGACAGGATCGTCCCCATTTGACACGTGCATTTGAAGGGCTAATACAAAATATTAGATTAAAGTATCCAATGACTTGACAAAGAAGTGTtcaattgcagacgaggagtcacaataacgtggctgaaatatgttgaccagaccacacactagaaagtgaaaggacgagacgtttcggtccgtcctggaccattctcgagtcgatacacaatcaacttgagaatggtccaggacggactgaaacgtctcgtcccttcactttctagtatgtggtttggtcaacaagtgTTCAATTGGTTTGACTAAAACCAATCTTTGTTCAGTATCCCATAGTAATGAACCTGGGAAAGGTCATTCTGCTTCTGTTCCATCTACATCTGGATAACTTTCACCCAACTATTTATTCTACAGCTCCACTTTTTGCTACAAATAATGAGTATAAAGCAACAGTTACTACTCTAAGGAGTTGATCAACTGCTTGAGGCTCAAATTTGGCACACATTACCAACTTTCATAATCTAATAAATTATCCTTAGCTTACATATTTCtttctgcccgaaatgctatgcgtgctagtggctttacaagaatgtaaaactttaagtctctgtactctaataaatccaatgtatcttcttatatataaataaaataaataaataaatatggctAATAAAAGGATACAGAGAGAAGCCAACCGCCAGCAGACACCACAGCATGCTCAGATTTACCTCAGCCTGCGGGGAAGCCACTGCCATAAAGATCTGTAAATAACAGCACAACATtagagcctctattttttaaacATCTTTCAGTGTTTTCAAGAGGCAATGTAAGCAGACTAGTGAAAGTCTTTAAAGGGAAATCTCCACAAGGTTCTGCAAAATGTGATGCATAAATCAAGCTTCTATGGATATAAAAACCTAAGTGAAGTCAGCTCTAGCAGCCCAACAGTCCAATTTAATATAGTAAATTTGACGAGACCTAAAGAATACAGTACATAGTGGCCAATGAAGTGATATGATAACTCCACTACAGGTATCAATAAAATACAATGATGCCATATCTCATTTAAAGCTTACTGTATCTAAAAATATTATTGAAATATTTGGATTTGCATGATTCGTACAGAATATTGTAACATTTattatagtactgtacagtatgtgCTTGACTAAAGAACAAACTACCAACACAGAACATGTATAAAGATTCTGGTATGTACCTCTGTGATAACATATACTATTGCTGAACAAAGTGAAAAGTCAAGGAGCCACTGATACTCAGTGTAAAACTTGAGCTGCATCACTTCACCAGGAACCATACGTGAGGTTTCCAGAGACAGGTCCAGACTTCGAGGCACAGTAAATGTCCCATCATCTTCTGCTGCCGTCCCACTTTTATTGCTTCCTTTCCCTCCTCCCTTTCCCTTTTTCCCTTTATCTTTTGGAACGCCTGCCAGGCTTCGCAGCTCTTCGTCAGTAGGGTGTAGGTAGTACACCAATCTGTTGGAAGACAACTGTATCTGCAATTCCTAATTTGTCTAGGAGATGAGCAACAAAAGTGTttagacacacatacacataatGTGAATTgatgcatatatacacactcgcAATCCTATTTCAACAATTGTTGGATTAACTCAATAAAACATCATGAAACAGATGAACAATAGATTTTTTCCGTGGAAAACATGTACTCACCACCCTATTGGGACAGAAAAGAGCAGTATGAACATACCCTGTGCTGCAGAGCAGCCATCGAGCCAATGAGTAATGTGGTGTGATGCGAGACAGTACACTGGccatcaccatcgtcaccaccaactGCAGCCCAAACACGGCCTGCAATACAACATGATATGTCAGAATTAGCATCTCAGACACAACGGCATATGCATCAAGCATGGTATCTACAGTTAAAAAGTTAACTTGGGTGACTTGGATCATTAACTCTACAGTATTATCAAAATAATTATCAGTGCATTTATTGGCCACACAATGTGAAACTGAAGTCCACAATATTGATTTACAGCATCATACTCCACAGCCTAATGTAGACTACAGAAACACTGTCGTCCTCCCCTAACGGTTATAATAGCTTTCATAACATAATTCTATCTCCACTATTTTTCTATTCAATTCTTTATTCTTTCAATTCTTTCCAATTCTCACCAATTCTTCATTAGTGAGTCCACTTGGACTCACCAATGAAGGATTTACCGACCAATTTTTATGTCTGAAGCTTCCCAACTGGCTACAAGGTGCCACATTTGgccttttttattttatttatacaagagttcttacattcttgtaaagccactagcacacactgcatttcgggcag contains the following coding sequences:
- the emei gene encoding transmembrane protein 161B, translated to MAVFGLQLVVTMVMASVLSRITPHYSLARWLLCSTGLVYYLHPTDEELRSLAGVPKDKGKKGKGGGKGSNKSGTAAEDDGTFTVPRSLDLSLETSRMVPGEVMQLKFYTEYQWLLDFSLCSAIVYVITEIFMAVASPQAEVNLSMLWCLLAVGFSLKVMFSLSMLYFCGEDSGGEKAMVVLSFFTYLLIALGMLILDESKLELGLDLAYSSFNSSAAAFLKAQGLPSDGPASKVTFKIIIAMLCALIGAFYTFPGLRLGKMHWDSLRYCTESKVLKLLFHISFVAPLFLVTMWIKPISRRYFTEYTLPGRAHPLMSSDTFDILRIVLILVVGVVRLGMMPYYLQSYLNLAYEKIEAQKKESGRITNKDLQKKIARVFYYLCVVTLQYIAPIILCLFLSLMFKTLGGLSWGALIGRVVEPEECGLAPDSENEDATTIPTLQNVQTVMEATKILTLGMEELKKVFTTEFYRGVLGFTTWWCVFSWFLSGTFGVAYQSYFTKG